From a region of the Syngnathoides biaculeatus isolate LvHL_M chromosome 2, ASM1980259v1, whole genome shotgun sequence genome:
- the si:dkey-72l14.3 gene encoding glyco_hydro_56 domain-containing protein isoform X1, with translation MAKWTNPLLNVKAKWPLFKYRTKLWATFYSSAGLLGQRTVPLALLVLLLAGLSTAGPPQRARPPLLSGQPFIIFWGIPDASCSMRPDPGSFGMEREGRVAVFYEDTLGSYPYFIDKDTLVNGGLPQHTRLDSHLEKIQMDLDAALPMPRYLGLGVVHWAEWLPQWLRNREKKAVYQEASRNLLKAFFPNWTPEEVEKWSRVDFEAAAQSVMMETLREIKRLRPKALWGVSPYPSCFNGDSAQTASANYTGRCPPAEKLLNDELLWLWKRCSALYPLLTLEKLQGGTSGARLYLSNQIQEALRVSSLAGASFDLPVFPLVNSVYASTNTFLSQADLVSSIGESAAMGTAGVVIWQRTDTKTERECQDLAEFISEVLGPYSINVTTATRLCSASLCEGKGRCVRQNPDSSAYLHLPPPADAMEKVTEKEADAPKATDEPGPDTKAAEPDPAEMWKKDFQCQWYKNSDGDISDQQSPKDGASVDGTLDDVSKDLGGSLGTFSPESITKVASTTKPSENTSAPLISNSCTVLWLLLTSCLYVD, from the exons ATGGCCAAGTGGACCAACCCCCTACTGAATGTGAAGGCAAAATGGCcactttttaaatacaggaCTAAGCTATGGGCTACCTTTTACTCTTCAGCTGGCCTTCTAGGACAGAGAACGGTTCCGCTGGCCCTCCTCGTCTTACTGCTAGCTGGCCTCAGTACAGCTGGTCCGCCACAGCGAGCTCGCCCACCTCTTCTCTCGGGACAGCCTTTTATCATTTTCTGGGGCATCCCTGACGCCAGCTGCTCCATGAGGCCCGATCCAGGATCTTTTGGGATGGAGCGCGAGGGCCGTGTGGCCGTCTTCTACGAGGACACGCTTGGAAGTTACCCGTATTTTATAGACAAAGACACATTGGTCAATGGAGGCTTACCACAGCACACACGGCTGGACAGCCATCTTGAGAAAATTCAGATGGATTTAGATGCAGCTTTACCTATGCCCAGGTACCTCGGCCTGGGAGTGGTGCACTGGGCCGAGTGGCTCCCGCAGTGGTTGAGAAATCGAGAGAAGAAGGCCGTGTATCAGGAGGCATCGAGGAACTTGCTGAAGGCCTTTTTCCCTAACTGGACTCCGGAGGAGGTGGAGAAGTGGTCACGG GTGGACTTCGAGGCAGCCGCCCAGTCAGTGATGATGGAAACCCTGAGAGAAATCAAACGGCTGCGGCCCAAAGCTTTATGGGGTGTCTCCCCTTACCCGAGCTGCTTCAACGGCGATTCTGCCCAGACCGCGTCAGCCAATTACACTGGCCGGTGCCCCCCTGCTGAAAAGCTCCTCAATGATGAGCTTCTGTGGCTCTGGAAGCGATGCTCTGCCCTTTACCCTCTTCTCACTCTGGAGAAGCTTCAG GGTGGAACCTCCGGAGCGAGACTTTATTTGTCCAATCAAATCCAGGAAGCGCTGCGTGTTTCCTCTCTGGCCGGAGCGTCGTTCGATCTTCCCGTGTTTCCGCTGGTCAACAGTGTGTACGCCTCGACCAACACTTTCCTGTCCCag GCAGACCTGGTCAGCAGCATTGGCGAAAGTGCTGCCATGGGAACAGCTGGAGTGGTCATCTGGCAGAGAACTGATACCAAGACTGAG CGAGAATGTCAGGACCTGGCAGAGTTCATCAGCGAGGTCTTGGGACCTTACTCCATTAACGTAACCACAGCAACCAGGCTCTGCTCAGCCTCCCTCTGTGAGGGAAAAGGTAGATGCGTCCGTCAAAATCCGGACAGTTCCGCCTACCTCCACCTTCCGCCGCCCGCTGACGCGATGGAGAAGGTGACAGAAAAG GAGGCGGACGCGCCCAAAGCCACAGACGAGCCCGGTCCAGACACCAAAGCAGCTGAGCCGGACCCAGCTGAGATGTGGAAGAAAGACTTCCAGTGTCAGTGGTACAAGAATTCGGACGGAGACATCTCAGATCAGCAGTCCCCCAAAGATGGAGCCTCTGTTGATGGGACGCTTGATGACGTTTCCAAAGATCTTGGAGGCTCTTTGGGAACCTTTTCTCCAGAGTCCATCACGAAAGTTGCTTCCACGACAAAGCCAAGTGAAAACACTTCCGCACCTTTGATTTCAAACTCTTGCACCGTTTTGTGGCTGCTGCTGACTTCTTGTCTGTATGTGGACTGA
- the si:dkey-72l14.3 gene encoding glyco_hydro_56 domain-containing protein isoform X2 has product MAKWTNPLLNVKAKWPLFKYRTKLWATFYSSAGLLGQRTVPLALLVLLLAGLSTAGPPQRARPPLLSGQPFIIFWGIPDASCSMRPDPGSFGMEREGRVAVFYEDTLGSYPYFIDKDTLVNGGLPQHTRLDSHLEKIQMDLDAALPMPRYLGLGVVHWAEWLPQWLRNREKKAVYQEASRNLLKAFFPNWTPEEVEKWSRVDFEAAAQSVMMETLREIKRLRPKALWGVSPYPSCFNGDSAQTASANYTGRCPPAEKLLNDELLWLWKRCSALYPLLTLEKLQGGTSGARLYLSNQIQEALRVSSLAGASFDLPVFPLVNSVYASTNTFLSQADLVSSIGESAAMGTAGVVIWQRTDTKTEEADAPKATDEPGPDTKAAEPDPAEMWKKDFQCQWYKNSDGDISDQQSPKDGASVDGTLDDVSKDLGGSLGTFSPESITKVASTTKPSENTSAPLISNSCTVLWLLLTSCLYVD; this is encoded by the exons ATGGCCAAGTGGACCAACCCCCTACTGAATGTGAAGGCAAAATGGCcactttttaaatacaggaCTAAGCTATGGGCTACCTTTTACTCTTCAGCTGGCCTTCTAGGACAGAGAACGGTTCCGCTGGCCCTCCTCGTCTTACTGCTAGCTGGCCTCAGTACAGCTGGTCCGCCACAGCGAGCTCGCCCACCTCTTCTCTCGGGACAGCCTTTTATCATTTTCTGGGGCATCCCTGACGCCAGCTGCTCCATGAGGCCCGATCCAGGATCTTTTGGGATGGAGCGCGAGGGCCGTGTGGCCGTCTTCTACGAGGACACGCTTGGAAGTTACCCGTATTTTATAGACAAAGACACATTGGTCAATGGAGGCTTACCACAGCACACACGGCTGGACAGCCATCTTGAGAAAATTCAGATGGATTTAGATGCAGCTTTACCTATGCCCAGGTACCTCGGCCTGGGAGTGGTGCACTGGGCCGAGTGGCTCCCGCAGTGGTTGAGAAATCGAGAGAAGAAGGCCGTGTATCAGGAGGCATCGAGGAACTTGCTGAAGGCCTTTTTCCCTAACTGGACTCCGGAGGAGGTGGAGAAGTGGTCACGG GTGGACTTCGAGGCAGCCGCCCAGTCAGTGATGATGGAAACCCTGAGAGAAATCAAACGGCTGCGGCCCAAAGCTTTATGGGGTGTCTCCCCTTACCCGAGCTGCTTCAACGGCGATTCTGCCCAGACCGCGTCAGCCAATTACACTGGCCGGTGCCCCCCTGCTGAAAAGCTCCTCAATGATGAGCTTCTGTGGCTCTGGAAGCGATGCTCTGCCCTTTACCCTCTTCTCACTCTGGAGAAGCTTCAG GGTGGAACCTCCGGAGCGAGACTTTATTTGTCCAATCAAATCCAGGAAGCGCTGCGTGTTTCCTCTCTGGCCGGAGCGTCGTTCGATCTTCCCGTGTTTCCGCTGGTCAACAGTGTGTACGCCTCGACCAACACTTTCCTGTCCCag GCAGACCTGGTCAGCAGCATTGGCGAAAGTGCTGCCATGGGAACAGCTGGAGTGGTCATCTGGCAGAGAACTGATACCAAGACTGAG GAGGCGGACGCGCCCAAAGCCACAGACGAGCCCGGTCCAGACACCAAAGCAGCTGAGCCGGACCCAGCTGAGATGTGGAAGAAAGACTTCCAGTGTCAGTGGTACAAGAATTCGGACGGAGACATCTCAGATCAGCAGTCCCCCAAAGATGGAGCCTCTGTTGATGGGACGCTTGATGACGTTTCCAAAGATCTTGGAGGCTCTTTGGGAACCTTTTCTCCAGAGTCCATCACGAAAGTTGCTTCCACGACAAAGCCAAGTGAAAACACTTCCGCACCTTTGATTTCAAACTCTTGCACCGTTTTGTGGCTGCTGCTGACTTCTTGTCTGTATGTGGACTGA
- the si:dkey-72l14.3 gene encoding glyco_hydro_56 domain-containing protein isoform X3: MAKWTNPLLNVKAKWPLFKYRTKLWATFYSSAGLLGQRTVPLALLVLLLAGLSTAGPPQRARPPLLSGQPFIIFWGIPDASCSMRPDPGSFGMEREGRVAVFYEDTLGSYPYFIDKDTLVNGGLPQHTRLDSHLEKIQMDLDAALPMPRYLGLGVVHWAEWLPQWLRNREKKAVYQEASRNLLKAFFPNWTPEEVEKWSRVDFEAAAQSVMMETLREIKRLRPKALWGVSPYPSCFNGDSAQTASANYTGRCPPAEKLLNDELLWLWKRCSALYPLLTLEKLQGGTSGARLYLSNQIQEALRVSSLAGASFDLPVFPLVNSVYASTNTFLSQTWSAALAKVLPWEQLEWSSGRELIPRLRRRTRPKPQTSPVQTPKQLSRTQLRCGRKTSSVSGTRIRTETSQISSPPKMEPLLMGRLMTFPKILEALWEPFLQSPSRKLLPRQSQVKTLPHL; the protein is encoded by the exons ATGGCCAAGTGGACCAACCCCCTACTGAATGTGAAGGCAAAATGGCcactttttaaatacaggaCTAAGCTATGGGCTACCTTTTACTCTTCAGCTGGCCTTCTAGGACAGAGAACGGTTCCGCTGGCCCTCCTCGTCTTACTGCTAGCTGGCCTCAGTACAGCTGGTCCGCCACAGCGAGCTCGCCCACCTCTTCTCTCGGGACAGCCTTTTATCATTTTCTGGGGCATCCCTGACGCCAGCTGCTCCATGAGGCCCGATCCAGGATCTTTTGGGATGGAGCGCGAGGGCCGTGTGGCCGTCTTCTACGAGGACACGCTTGGAAGTTACCCGTATTTTATAGACAAAGACACATTGGTCAATGGAGGCTTACCACAGCACACACGGCTGGACAGCCATCTTGAGAAAATTCAGATGGATTTAGATGCAGCTTTACCTATGCCCAGGTACCTCGGCCTGGGAGTGGTGCACTGGGCCGAGTGGCTCCCGCAGTGGTTGAGAAATCGAGAGAAGAAGGCCGTGTATCAGGAGGCATCGAGGAACTTGCTGAAGGCCTTTTTCCCTAACTGGACTCCGGAGGAGGTGGAGAAGTGGTCACGG GTGGACTTCGAGGCAGCCGCCCAGTCAGTGATGATGGAAACCCTGAGAGAAATCAAACGGCTGCGGCCCAAAGCTTTATGGGGTGTCTCCCCTTACCCGAGCTGCTTCAACGGCGATTCTGCCCAGACCGCGTCAGCCAATTACACTGGCCGGTGCCCCCCTGCTGAAAAGCTCCTCAATGATGAGCTTCTGTGGCTCTGGAAGCGATGCTCTGCCCTTTACCCTCTTCTCACTCTGGAGAAGCTTCAG GGTGGAACCTCCGGAGCGAGACTTTATTTGTCCAATCAAATCCAGGAAGCGCTGCGTGTTTCCTCTCTGGCCGGAGCGTCGTTCGATCTTCCCGTGTTTCCGCTGGTCAACAGTGTGTACGCCTCGACCAACACTTTCCTGTCCCag ACCTGGTCAGCAGCATTGGCGAAAGTGCTGCCATGGGAACAGCTGGAGTGGTCATCTGGCAGAGAACTGATACCAAGACTGAG GAGGCGGACGCGCCCAAAGCCACAGACGAGCCCGGTCCAGACACCAAAGCAGCTGAGCCGGACCCAGCTGAGATGTGGAAGAAAGACTTCCAGTGTCAGTGGTACAAGAATTCGGACGGAGACATCTCAGATCAGCAGTCCCCCAAAGATGGAGCCTCTGTTGATGGGACGCTTGATGACGTTTCCAAAGATCTTGGAGGCTCTTTGGGAACCTTTTCTCCAGAGTCCATCACGAAAGTTGCTTCCACGACAAAGCCAAGTGAAAACACTTCCGCACCTTTGA